CCATTGGCGCGCCAGATGACTACATCTCGCAATTCCTGCCGCCGGTTTTCCGGCGTTTTGGTCTGCTCTATCCCCAGGCAGAAATCAGGGTGTTCTGCGCGCAATCCACTGCTCTCGTGCCGTTGATTGCAGCGGGGGAGATTGATCTGGCGGTTGTGACCCGCTCGAAAGGCGTCGGCGGGCGGCTGATCCGGCGCGAGCCGATGGTGTGGATAGCGGCCCGGGATGGGGCGGCTTTAGAGAAAGATCCGCTTCCGGTGGCGCTGTTCGAGCCGGGATCCGAGGCGCGCCGCGTGACGCTCGCGGCCCTTGCACAAAGCAATCTGCCCTATCGTGCGGCGTATGAGAGCTTCAGTCTCGCCGGGTTGCTGACAATCGTCGAAGCAGGTCTTGCGGTTGCTGCAGTAAGCAAGATGTCGGCGCCTCCCGAGCTGATACTTCCACCAGGGGCCGTCGGGCTAAAGGCGCCGGAAAGCCTCGATATCGCCCTTATTCGCAATCCCACAGCGAACCAGCAGCTATCCGATGCAGTGGAAGAACTGGTGATGCAGGTGCCCTAGATAATGCGCCTGCACGCTGGTTACACGGCTTCGCGGGGATTACAGGCATTTATGGGGCTTGTCCGAAATGGCAAAGCAGAGGGAGGTGCGAAGCTCCCGGAGATCCCGCCTGAAACACAGCCAGGAGTTCACGCCAGCGGCCACTCCGTCCGATCAGCTGCTGCCGCTGCCCGGATTCAGAACCGCTGGCGGGGTGCAAGCCACCAGAATCGACGCCCGGAGCCCATTGCGGACGGCTATCGGTGTAGGAACACATTACCTTCTGGCGGACAAACCCTCGATCCGATCACAAAAGTGATCTTTCGCCTCGGTATAGGAGCGCCTGTCATGTTGATGAAGCATGGCTAATCGTCACACTGTTCGCCCATTGCTCACTCGGATCGAGAACGAAGTTGGCAATTGCATCATCGCCGTCGCGCAAGGGTTTTACTCACTCAGGAGCGGAAGAACCCGCGGCTCCAGCCTCCAAATCTGATTGACACTCTTCCAGTTCCTGAAGGTCTTCTCTGACATCGATGTCAAGGCCCTCTGCACTCGTGATGCGCACCAGAGCTTCCTGCGGAATCCTGGCGATCAGGGCTCTTGCTCCCTGATCTGCATAAGGATCGACACCCAAGGAAAGACACTCCTTTAAAGCCAGAAACGCGGGAGGAAGCGCCTTGTCACCAAGGCAGCACGCGCTGTTTCCAAATCTGACCCCTCGCCTTATCAGGTCATGCAGGATGCCATCGGTAAGGTTCGGCATGTCACCAAGCATGATAAGCAAGTTGTCTGCCCCGGCCTCCTGTGCGTATTGCAAAGCGCTCCGCCAGGAGAGCGACATGGTCTGTCCTTGGGGGATCTGCAGCTGCTTCATGCCAGCCGGCAAAACTGCGGCCACCGCGGGAGAGGACACAACGGCAACAGATTCGTCGCAGAAGGCGGCCATAAGCAGATTGGCTGCCTGACAGACCAGCGGAGCGCCGCGCCATTCCACGAGGAGCTTGTCGTCCGCCCCGAACCTCCGGGATGCACCTGCCGCGAACAGGACGCCGAGGTTCACTTCACCAATCCGGCATGGACATCGACGATCTGGGCAAGAACCGACAACGCGAGGGTCTGCGGATCGCGTGAAGACGGGATCAGGCCGATAGGCCCCCGAAGCCGCGATAAAGCCTCTGCAGGCACACCCATAGCGGCAAGGGTTTCCAGCCGTCTGGCCTGAGTGGCACGGCTGCCCTGCGCACCAATATAGAAGGCTGAGCTGCGCAGCATCTGCCGAAGGATGACCCGCTCGAAGTCATGATCATGATAGAAAAGGACGATGGCGGTATCAGCATCGACCGGCAGGTCCTGCAGCCGGGCCTGCGGCGTAATTTCCTGCACCTGGCTGCCCTGCGACGAGATCGCAGCGAGGGTCGAAAGCTCGTGCGACAGCGCGAGATGGTTGTGCCCCATGCCCCTCAGCAGCCCTGTAAAGGCTGCTGCCTCGGCTCCGGTGCCGAAGACCACGAATTGCGGTCCGGGGCGAAAGCCGAGATGAAAGGCCTCCTCATCGCCCGCAGTGGGTCGCCAGTCCTCCAGCTTCAGCGAACCATCGTCGCCAACCGCCAGCGCCACCGGCTTGCGGTTAGCCCGGGCCTCCTGCAGCAGCAACAGAATGGCCGGATCTTTCGGAAGAAA
This genomic window from Rhodobacter sp. 24-YEA-8 contains:
- a CDS encoding XdhC family protein, coding for MAAIWGRGTVIAVLTGTEGPAYRNPGATLAVAPDGRFAGAITSGCVEADLILRAAEVRRTGRTQTLRYGMGSPFFDLKLPCGGGIDVRLFLPKDPAILLLLQEARANRKPVALAVGDDGSLKLEDWRPTAGDEEAFHLGFRPGPQFVVFGTGAEAAAFTGLLRGMGHNHLALSHELSTLAAISSQGSQVQEITPQARLQDLPVDADTAIVLFYHDHDFERVILRQMLRSSAFYIGAQGSRATQARRLETLAAMGVPAEALSRLRGPIGLIPSSRDPQTLALSVLAQIVDVHAGLVK
- a CDS encoding NTP transferase domain-containing protein, with protein sequence MNLGVLFAAGASRRFGADDKLLVEWRGAPLVCQAANLLMAAFCDESVAVVSSPAVAAVLPAGMKQLQIPQGQTMSLSWRSALQYAQEAGADNLLIMLGDMPNLTDGILHDLIRRGVRFGNSACCLGDKALPPAFLALKECLSLGVDPYADQGARALIARIPQEALVRITSAEGLDIDVREDLQELEECQSDLEAGAAGSSAPE
- a CDS encoding LysR substrate-binding domain-containing protein — its product is MQLDHTLLRTFIACVDAMSFNRAAQHVHRSPATVSTHISRLEQEVGEALFLRDTRNLALTRAGEKLDGYARRILRLHDQAAESFGRPAIRGTITIGAPDDYISQFLPPVFRRFGLLYPQAEIRVFCAQSTALVPLIAAGEIDLAVVTRSKGVGGRLIRREPMVWIAARDGAALEKDPLPVALFEPGSEARRVTLAALAQSNLPYRAAYESFSLAGLLTIVEAGLAVAAVSKMSAPPELILPPGAVGLKAPESLDIALIRNPTANQQLSDAVEELVMQVP